Genomic window (Diorhabda carinulata isolate Delta chromosome 11, icDioCari1.1, whole genome shotgun sequence):
agatGAAGAGATAACCTCACAATGTCAAAAGATTCCATTGTCGTGTAAACACATTCATATTTAATGAAAgggatatttttttaacttgttgataaaaaaaattggttagtTGATAAGTGAAAAATCGAAGCTATATCGTATTTTATTACAGAATATTGAAGTAACTATTATATACATCACTATTTACATGTTTGTTTATGAAAACTTTCTACTTGTTGGGAAGAAGTTAAAGAAAAAGTGAGATTCAATTAACTCAAAAGTGCTTAATACATAGTGGTTAAAAAATCGGTTTTTgtgaataattgaatatattgtgTGTTTTCTTAATCGTTTTGTCTATTGATGAATGTGTGCTGATGTTACATGTGTACCATGTCCAAAGTTCCAATCAATCAATTCTAAAAGGAAATCGACAATTTTAAATAGCCTGagtttaaacaaaatatttgaaatataaactttcctaattttttcacTCGTTTCCTTTTTTCTAGTATTGTTTTGTTAACGTtcctattaataaaaaaattaataaatctagATCAACGTAACAGttcatttaaatacaaatataattttttgtgattttaccatcgaaatttatcattaaaaataaaataataaacgtaTAGAAGAAGTCTGTTTTCccatattttccataaaaaacttttaaaaactgaaatctaaACAAAACATTTTGGATACGCACGAGAAACGAAATTTACTTGTTCCTCTCAACAAGGGGTAGTTTTTAGATGaaagaattatatattttgatattaaattgtttaaCAAATAGAGAAACATGTTAAACTGTGAAAAAAGAGAAGAGCTGCAGACAAAACTTTATTGAACTTGTTTGAAGGCGATAAGTAATTGATAAACTAAGGAACTGTTTCTTcaattaaacaacaataaagGCATTCACTATATTGCAATCTGGTCAATGAGCAGTTTAATTTTAACTTAATCTAATAGAGTTTGAAACTATGGTATACTCATCAGCGGTCCTTAGGTTCACAATACACAAACCCTGCTTTTGCACTAAAAATACCAAACTAACTCTAAGGGTTTGATGCTCTTAAGTCTTATTTCTAACCCAGTATTGTCAAGAAGCTGAATAGCCTCGACATTGATATGATGATGAAGACTTTCTTTATGACTCTTGGCTAATTTCTCGATGGCTTGGTCAACAGTATCATTTCCATGTGCCTCTGGAGATATATCTACTATGTTCCTCAATACTTTTGGAATATTTGGGTGATTGCTGAGTTATTTGTTTTGGTACATCCCCATAGTTGGATACCATAAGTTCATACAGGCTCAAGTATCTGCTTATAAAGCATAAACTTAGGTAGAAACAGAGTAGAGTTTCTTCTAATTAGCCAGTACATGTTTCcatatttctttttaacatGCACTTTTCATTGAAGTTTGGCATTTAAGATAATACCTATTTATTGTGCTCTTTTTGGGTATTATTCATTCTGACTGGAATAtgaactattattttatttctgaagtTAACATGAACTGATTTAGTTTCATTTAATTGATTTTGCATCTCTTCGTCCAGCAACAACTATTTTATATTGGAATCAACTAGATTTGTAATCAGTTTCGTTGTTATAAGTACATCCATCTTTTTGAATGATTTCAGAAGCAGCCCAAATTCCACATTTCACACAAGCTTCTATATCGTGATCTTGAATGTATTGAGATAAAAATCCTCCAACGAAAGCATCTCCTGCACAATTTGTatccacaattttgtttttctctaatTTCGGTacagaaaatgttaaaattttattttcttttccaactAAAACGTGATTTTCTCCTTGCGTAATAACAACTAATCTTGTTCTAActttattaacttttttccaatttattaaaaCTCTAATTTTGTCTTGTAAACTTTTCTTATCTATTTTGAAACTCTCAGCTAGTGCTTCAATTTCTGATCTGTTGCCAAAAAGTACGTCGATATAAGGAACTATTTCGAATAGTACTTCTTTGTGTAGATGACAAATAAAAGGTGCGCTCaagttaaataaaaactgtCGATTATTTTTTGCAGCTAATTTTGCGACTTCTGTTACGGTTTTTAAACATACATTCAAAAAGAACCCAcctaaataataatatttagctGTTTGTAGTAACGTTATATTTTCTTCGTTCACAAGGTAttcaaaatcgaaatttttcgaACTTCCAggatttgtacaaagtgatcgATTATTTCCCGTTATAAGCACCATACAAGTACCAGTCGGTGCGTTAATACGTTTGTATCGTACATTTACTCCATCTAATGTTGCTTGACTGTACATGATATCTGCGAATTTATCATTACCAATTGAtccaaaaaatgttgttaagtGGTGCACTTTAGTCAACCATTGCACTACTCTTAACGTATTTTGAATGCTACCACCTACAGTATACTTAACCTCAAACTTCATCAGTTCTTCGAgcatatctttttgtttttctgtaaTCAAAATTGCGTCGTTTTCTTTTAAatcgtattttttcaaaaaatcattctGAACCGTTGCTGTTATATCTAATAGAGGGTGTCCTATTCCAATGATTAAATTGGTACGTAATTTCTTGTGACACAGTTGATTCTCCATTATATGGAGCAATTTATTCGTTTATACTGTAATCGAAATAGATTGTTAGCCTTGTAAAACGAACGTCAGTTATTCTTATCACAATTAAAAACGATTTAGTTCttgttgatttattattttcagataaataaaatgattatgtAATTCCTGGCAATGATGTGTTCAACAAATATTCTAACAACTTAAAAATAAGTcgattgtttataataaatataaattattttcaaataaataattcccATATTTGAACAATGATGTTTAGAGAAAGATATACAATTACAAATTGAAGGTCAAAAGGTCGAATAAGCAAATTATTAGTTTTACAGACGTCGGTGTGAAGTATTTTATgagatttctattttaaaacttttcattaAGAAATGAAAAGTAAAACTGATATTTAATTAGTCACTGCAATTGCTGCTAAAACTTTTTCAGAAGGTGGTTTTCTGACATTAGAAATAATCCAAGTAAATGTTCTtgagatataataataatgataacaaTATCAATCGCATATTATAAAAAACCCTTGCCAagaattttgtttgatctaccataggcgtagataactcattttataaatttattatttttataaatacttttgaaaatatctatatcttatgcgagaaagtattctttaaaaggcaatcgaatcattataaattggacggcattatacgccgttatttagacagatgcacttaattgtagtcctacttggaacttagaaaaatatcattattatacctcgttaacttgccacaactgaatattaaattgtaaaacgtaaatagacgagtaaaatgtacctgcctgtaagggcgtttggtttaaactgggtaccagacgtgaaatGAGTcatttttgtaccccattcgtttttttttctgggaaacgaaatttcaaagcaaaaacaataaaggaaaataaattctttacaaataaaacaatagaaaaaaaacatttcaattccaaaatatctttataaataatcatggtagtcagaaAGAATGTTTGGTGAATTGTTAGGTGTCTGGAGAATAGATAAGAGACCTTGCTGATTCCATTACAtacaataagaaataataaaatgaataatttagaaTCAGTTAAAAAGCTGTTTTTTCccacaaatattttcaaaatttacaaattgaaaatttttaaattacagCCCAATCTCTCTGATTTTTTTCCAGGTTTTGACCAAATACATCTTAGTTTTCATCTTACGTCAATATACGATCATTCGATTTTCGAAGCATTTTCCAAAGTTGTACAGAAACTTATCCCACAATTACCGGCcctagaaaatttattaaacattttaaatactgtgagtaaaatgaaaactatcatcaaaagttttattgaacTTGTGtttaatttaatcttttttaGAATTCCGCAATAGAGAAGtcgtttttatttgatgtagtttctaaaatatatatagcAACAGATTCCACACCTGTGGACATGCAAAGTTACGAATTATGCTGTGACATGATCGATGTTGTTATAGATGTCTCCTCGATATAtgggtaattttttatttcatacattaaaattagtctcaaactgaatattttagataattttctatagaaatCAACATctcacaaaaatttaaatatccgaaaaatatttctactaactttttaacattatttcaattttaatgaaaaagtattATGTGAACTAGTTTTTCCAGTTGATAACTtcgtaaatatattttagaattaaaGAAGAACAGTTTCCAGCAGTCTTCGATGAACAAAGTTCGAGTCTAATTAAACTCAATAATGGAACCGTTCTATATTTAAGGgaagttaataaatttttagctCTAGTATGTATATTACGAGAAGATAATTTTGATCATAAAGGTAATGCATATTTATACTATAGAAATAgttataatagtatattattcacaaGTGTATAATAAAGGTTGTTATTACAACGTAATTTATCCACGAGACAAATTGATAAAGGAAACTTTTTTTCTGGAGATTTTTAGTCCCATTTTCCAAAGTGATAGTATTACTTCTTCGAGGAATTAAGACTTTTATTGTCTCAAGCCTCTATGGATATTGCTTACAGACAGAGAAATAATCTGTCAGATCACCAGTTTAATGTCGTTTCTGGATATTTTGACAAGTTCCTCAGACTTCACAGCTAATGTGGTTATGAATTTTTGGGATTGTGTTAGGTATGAATTTTTTCTCCAGTAAGACTCCATCTGATCCTTGTAGCCATCCATTCATTTCGTTGTTTGCTATGACGGACCACAGAAGGGTCTATAATATGAAGTCGTTGCTTCTTTTTTAGCAAGGTTGTCTACTTCATCATTTCCTGTTATACCTTTATGGCCTCTTGACTATCGGAAACATTGTAAAAATTGAAACCACATTCTCTCCGATAGTCAAGTGGCCTTGAAGGCTATTCAAAGCACCTTCAAACAAATTGGCGGTATAAACACACTCTGAAAGCACTAGCTAACAGAAATAAAGTAACCCTAATATGCCTACCAGCCTTAGACAAGCGGCATTGAAGGCTATTGAATGCACTTTCAAACAGGTTTGTATTAAAACACTTCTGAATGAGTTTTTTAGTAgttcaaaaatgtttaatcCAGTTTTTCTTCCTCTAACATATATTCaatgtatcaatatatttttttcctaattcaTCATCTATCTCttggtttttatttgttcttaaATCTGGACGTATTATCTCTTCGTTCAATTATTATTCACTTCTTTATTGTGATAagttttcaacttttctttttgtttgtttcaatgTAAATAGTTCATAGTTAATTGTGGGCGGCCAAGGGCccgttgagcacataggccttcagataggccagtcgtgccccacttgacgttaccaaaaGCCGTtcaggcgctttggcttgaaccctttgatgtcattaagCAAGTTGTGAAGCTTGTCTAAATGTTTAAACCTCCTCCATGCACCACGGATCGTTCGTGATGCCAGTCTGATGAGTGAGTAAGCCTCGTCGTTGCCAGTTATCACTCACCAGATTCTGTAGGACTCTTTTGCACTCCAGCACTAGTCTAGAGCACActttttcaatgtaaatatgtataatttaaaatacgAATTGTcaaagtttgataaaaatatcataagacatttattttctaatttattattaagttcactcacgtttttttttaattaattattgaaataagttttttcctATTATAAATCTAATAATATTCTTTTCACACaataatacgaatttttaataaaatgtttctaacTTTCTAGGTATAATTGATTACAACTTTTTATGTTTCCGTAACGCAATACAACAAGTCTTTGAATTAAGAAGTAGAAATTCTCCAACACCCATGACAAATTCAGTCGGTACTCCCGTAGTTAATGGCAATGCTACAGTCAACGATGAAAATTCAACATGAATCGTCATTCAAATTGAGCAActaggaaaaaattatgtacctgtaatgttttgtttgttgttgtattttttcttaatatagttatttttagaAAACGTGGGAAATGAAAACCTACTAACGACGTCGTACTGCAACACTAACTAAAATATTACTCTTAGTATGCAATAAACTGATTTTGTGATAGTAACTAATCGATATGACCAATaatgttttgaataataaattattgaatcatTATCTCTATGCAGcttttaactttaattttatatttaaagatGAAGCTTTCATAAACGAGTCACACAGTTTGAATTACATCACGCTAACATTTAAAATTGCTAACACTGACTGGTTTTTTGAGCATTGCACGTGCTCATACCCGTCTCGAAAGACAAGACGGTGTTTAGAGGAAAGTAACAAAATATGggctgaaaatgaaaaaaaaattccaatattaaccatttattgatttaaaaataatcacatatttttgaagtGAAGTAACAGTGttcttaatattatattattaaactgAGCATTAAATTGCAAAAAGGCGTCAAATATGAATCAGATACTCCAATATGGGACACATAGAAACTTATGTTTATctgataagaaataaaatttctttggtAGGTGGAAGAAATTACTTAATTTACTTACAAAAATTACATGTATCAAAACTTGGCTCAACACAGTCATTATATACCCAAAAATTACACATCCTACTGCGTTctcgaaaaaaagaaaaaaaaattaaaatgtatatgCTGCATCAGCTGAGTGTCAGGAGTTTCTCCTATGGGGGCATCTGATTTAAACTGGATACCTTCACCTTCACTTTCTTCAGTGTCCCTGATCTTGGTTTTCTAATATCttgtactgaacacactatttacagtaccactacaccaaaactcactAGTACactgtccgacgcgcgtttcgataaccgtcttcagagactgaaggtaagctaaaacctattaacttgacttacttattttaatttaaaatttaccaTTAATGAACCCTCTCCTgcgaaaaataattcaaacggAAAAACCTCCTTGACGGGAATCTTTACATTTATTCCCTAATTACTAAACTATAGTGTGGACTGAAAGGAATAGTTTAAATTTGGGCCTATCTCCTTAGACCTCGCTTGACAGGAATCGTCACATATATTCCctaactactaaactatagtATAGATAAGTCAAATTAATAGAatttagtttatcttcagtttctgaagatgataacttgattatcgaaacccgcgtcagtgtaattgtgagtgttgtgtagtgcagaaattccaacttagttatttttcttttgcttgggttacttttttttcatttttcaattttcttctgatttattccaatttttatacGGCGATGAAGTTATAGCCGAGTCCACGGCAAATTTTGTACCTCTATTAGATGTCTTTCTAATTTTGTTGGGCACGGAACTGATATCATGAACAGATACTAGACTAGACTACTGCGATCAATTCCGGAAGACGAAGGTTTGTTATCATAAGTTGGTGCAAGCTCAATTCCAGAAGTAGATTCTTCTATTTGAGTGTCAGGTCTCAATGGAGGCGCATTCTTTGTCTCAGACCTAGCCCATACTTAGGACCGTACTCCTAGTCCATAATTGAacaataaatcataaaattaaacttattttttgcaataaaacgGCATCTAGCGCCCGACCGACAAGACAAAGTGCTATGCTAAAGCTGATTGAATACGATAGATGATCGTCGTTCGTGGCGTCTTTCGATTGTTGTTTTTGGAGAATTGTTACTTGCCAATATTAAAGCCCTAGCCCACAATTTAATTACTCTCCTCTATTATGAACATTACACTGACGcacaaaaagtatattttcatatattttgaccAACTGAATACAAATTTGAAGTCAAAGTTACTTCATCTAGCTCcgttttgttttcaattaacaGAAATTGTCCGGGTAATgcatataatgaattttttgtgatttttgtaCTTGccaagtttttttgttaaagagTCGTATTCTGAATAGATGATTTCGGTATCAGATTCCACCAAACGCTTATCAAACactgagtttttatttttgtgagtCAGTGGTTTCAACTTAGACTAAATTTTTTCTGACTCAGTTAATTTCGACATATCAATGGTCCATTTCTCCTCTATATCTACTATACAAAACATTTACAGTTTAAAGAAGTTTTGATGAGCCATCTTGtataaatgtattataaatttattattatcagtaaTAAAAgcgagtaaataattttctaatatcgCACACCTATTTTAATACTGCCATAATTTCAAAGATGCCAATTTTACAGGAAAGCCgtaataaaaactattataaacGAAATGTTTTCTGGATCAGTTAATTCGGTACATAGGCGTACCAAATTCTTTACTGATTAGTTATGTAAAAAGTAATCTAAAATCTATATAcagttttaaaagttttttttcgaatGATATGGCAGTACtgttgatgttaattttatttagaattgttGAGTTAAGAATTATAGAATCATGTCAAAGCTGTTGCCGATCTGCGTCTGAAAATTCTTCATGTTATGAAAATCAGTGTTACTTATGGCCCTATAGCTTTGATTTTTGTAACATCTCTCGATGAAATGAGATAATATACTTGCTTGCGGCACTCTTCGTGAGACGTATAGTCACTAGTAACTCATTATAATAGTGACACTTGGTGCCTCACGCGGAATCCgaatgtcaattttatttttttttggaatatggCACTATTGAAATAGGAGTGAGACATCATGAGATGTATCTATTTATTACttgtaaatatgaaataaatatatataaaaataatatttgttaatactCAATCAGTAGTAACTGTAATGTGCCATTTAGTGATCATGAAAGCGACACCCTGTAGGGGTCTGTCCTGTCTAATTCTGAACATTTAGCCCCCTTCTGATTCTCATCTTTTTGATAGTTTCCTTGATGTGTTTTTTCCGTATGATCCGTTTAACTTTCTTTtagtcttcttcttttaatagGTCTTTAATGTTCTATTGAATTCTGAATATTTAGCCTCCTTGTGAGCTCTTCTTGAGACGTTGTCCTCCTGCTCTCATATCATCTTTTTTTGATCTCCTTATGTTTGGTTTCTTTCACCATCAAcgtaaaattatttagttttatgtCATTATCATTGACAATAACAGACAGATTCATCTAGGAATCTGAaagtaaaataaagaaataacttGGACTGATCTGCGTGAACCGACTATAAAATTGTACTAATTATACTAGATTTTTACTTATGTCAATCTGAAGTGaatcagttattattttgttaatcatATCTTATGCTATTATCgatttcttttttatcacagtgtgtttatatacaaatttcatGATCACTATTTGCATACTTTCGAATGATGATTTGTATAATATACATCGTTCCGACGAATTTATTTTcgttaactttattatttatttaaatgggCTTTACCATTCCTGTCtgttgttatttaattttttttccaaaattggattgaacaatcaatttaatatttgtgtTCAGCGGATCTCTTGGAGGTTATGTGTTATAAACAATACCTATTAGAATAGAATAGCTGCTTTAATAACATGTACCTATGAATACATACTTGAACTTCTCcgattttttaatgttttaactttatttatttatattttaatgtattaaCTTTTCTATGCTTTTTAAGGTATTTTATTGTATAAGGTTTGTTTATAGGACAAAATTTCCTTGTGTTCTATTATGTTTGTAGAgtgtttttacaaataaaattgttgCAACAGAatcaagattttttattataatgaattatcctagataattgatatttttttacttattcatCTATAATAGTGTAATAATGctgattattttctttgtttgaatGATTGCGTTAATCTCTGAAACTTCTGgttcaaatagaaaaattattctagTGTTTGATATTCCATTTATAGAGAAACTCTGTACAATTTCCATCATCAGAACTGGCTTATTTGAGTTTTATTTGCTTTTCCATATTCAATTGCGTcaactattgtttttttttaggaTCAGTTTTATTGggcataaaattaatttttatggatttatttttgtcaaaattggATCTCATGCTTCTCGTAGATGGCGTATATTCCGGGGAAATACAGACAAGTAAAGTGAATCGAATTCGGTTATAATTTGATTGGTGTATATTTATTGTTCGTTGAATTGAATTGAAGGTACTCttactgttttatattttcaagagaTGTAAAGAATGCAATAATTCAGAGAATTAAATTTGGCAAAGGTTATAATTAACTTATCTTAATTTCTGTTTAGACATCTCCGAAATGGAACCATTTCAAGATTCCGTCATACGTGTTTTCCATTTGTAGAAATgaaagctatagagaaatattataaaaacataaattgtatgtttagaaattaaaaatatacgaggaaaattaaaatgagaatatattaTACATCATTTCTTTAATTTAGCGGCTATTAATACAACTATCAATCGTTTAATGATGTAACTTCTTCTAAAACGTGTTCCATAATGGACAttggacaatttttttctagattttctGAACATAATTCTTCATTATTGAAGTCTTCTTCGGAGTAACTGAAAACATGTTCACGTATAGATACACACAGAATAGtactgaaatttattaaataaaggGTTTATCGGACACCGTAATTGGAGTTCCAGTAGATCACCTGATTAAGGATCCTAGTCCAGAACGAGTTTCAAAACGTCACGTTCAATTTTGGAATTTAACACGAACTTTTGATTTCAATTACTTTTATGTGCGTTaatttttccatgatttttatttagtagtataatatattttagatgtATAATATTTGTTGCTCATGAGAATAATTAGTAGACAGTCATTTAAGgagaataaataacttttaatgttaaaaaaaccATAACCATTGACAAATAAAACAACCCTTCAGCTGATCGCATTTATCCACCGGTCTACCAGGGTAGAAAGGATCAAAACACATGATAAGTcccgattaactcgatcagaTCAGATCAGTGAACGTGATCCGGGCTAGTTTTCGAACATTCTTATCAGGTTAatccgatcatagtttccgaaaagtccttaAATCATATATTCTACTTACTCGAAAACCAGCAAGAGAATATCTTTGATCATAGATTTTCCTTTCATTGGCACATATTTTTTAGCATCGCAAATCATTTTTGATACACACGCTGTTCCATTAAATCCATTTCTGTAACAATAATACATATTGTTTGTTAGctagtatttaaaatattgtttcacaTGTAAACCAGCAACCGATAAACGAGAAAGACTTTGATATACAACTCACATTGTTAACGCTTCTTTCAGTGTAGAATATATTTCCCTTTTATGTCGTTTGATCCAATTAGATCGTCGTAATATTCTTGTATCGCTTGGTAAAGCAAACGGGCAGTCCATCTCTCCAAGAACATTGATTCCTGTCGGTTGAGATCTCAATAATGCCGCTACTCCAGCTGTGGAAATCTATAATAATTCTATAGTAAGATTAACGAAGACGCAACTAGAATGTGGACAGTTATGGAAAATGgatgataagaaaaaaaaaaaaaaaacaagaagaatataaaataatgagttAAGCGAAATAACGATTGAAATACTACAATATGGCTTTATCAACTGATGATGTTATTTAACTTCATTCAATATTACTAAAAACAAGATAACAGAATAGGGAAAACTAAGTATTCTAGAAGACAGAAAAAGTGCATCCTTCTAAAATACAAGCCAATAAGCTTACTAAGTTAGTTATAGAAAGCATCTGAATGACTCTATGAAGATCAGTAAAGCTTCATTTGGTCAGAAATTGGTTCTTTCAATTCCTAAAAATTGGATATTTCCagtttattgttttcaatttgaaaaaattgacttttccaaatttaatttagtgaaaaacGACTTTCCCCAAATTTAATTTGCTCAAGAATTCAATTTTCCTAGTTTAATTATGCCAAAATTGGCTTTTCTAAGTTACATATTgccaaatattcaattttcctagtatctataattttctttcatgTTTAATTTAGTGGAAAAACTATTTCCTAAGTTTTATTTGGATTTTCCTATTATGAACATTTCgaagtatttattatatttcgaattaaattttccaatattaatttagccaaaaattaagttttctaaGTTTCACTATGTGAAATATCCGATTTTACTAGTATCTATAATTCCTCATTGGTTAAACACTGACTTTACATGTTTAATTcagtggaaaaattattttatttggttaAAATTGGCTTTTCCAAGTTTTATTGTCTCACAATTTGGATTTTCTTAGTATGAACAATTCCAAGTTGGTTGAAAAATTGACTTTCccaaatttagtgaaaaacgACTTATGTCAAacttaatttgttcaaaaattgaattttcctaGATTAATTTAGCTAAAAATTAGCTTTTCTAAGtttcattttgtgaaatatcTGATTTCCCTAGTATCTATAAT
Coding sequences:
- the LOC130899322 gene encoding ras-related GTP-binding protein C, giving the protein MSYQDDEEGVPFDGTTGSFPKDFGYGLFDGEHDMMSSSGDQKPRILLMGLRRSGKSSIQKVVFHKMSPNETLFLESTNKIVKNDINNSSFVQFQIWDFPGQIDFFDSSFDYDMIFGGCGALIFVIDAQDDYIEALNKLNLTVTKAYKINPNLRLEVFIHKVDGLGDDFKMESQRDIHQRTTDDLNDSGFDQIHLSFHLTSIYDHSIFEAFSKVVQKLIPQLPALENLLNILNTNSAIEKSFLFDVVSKIYIATDSTPVDMQSYELCCDMIDVVIDVSSIYGIKEEQFPAVFDEQSSSLIKLNNGTVLYLREVNKFLALVCILREDNFDHKGIIDYNFLCFRNAIQQVFELRSRNSPTPMTNSVGTPVVNGNATVNDENST
- the LOC130899623 gene encoding uncharacterized protein LOC130899623, whose amino-acid sequence is MAISTAGVAALLRSQPTGINVLGEMDCPFALPSDTRILRRSNWIKRHKREIYSTLKEALTINGFNGTACVSKMICDAKKYVPMKGKSMIKDILLLVFDYSEEDFNNEELCSENLEKNCPMSIMEHVLEEVTSLND